One window from the genome of Methanosarcinales archaeon encodes:
- a CDS encoding PDGLE domain-containing protein: MSNNKIIIAGAVIAIIISILAPFLASSNPDGLDKNLIQLLGGGSEEQAEEIIGERTPLEYEAPMADYSIEGMGKLGEVGAIIIGTLLVLVISLGIGKIVEKKQGT; this comes from the coding sequence ATGAGCAATAATAAGATAATAATTGCCGGAGCAGTTATCGCGATCATCATATCGATACTTGCCCCATTTCTGGCTTCCAGCAATCCGGATGGTCTTGATAAGAACCTCATACAACTGTTAGGGGGAGGCAGTGAAGAACAAGCTGAGGAAATAATCGGGGAGAGGACGCCACTTGAATATGAGGCACCCATGGCTGACTATTCTATCGAGGGGATGGGCAAACTCGGTGAGGTTGGAGCAATAATTATTGGTACTTTGTTAGTGCTGGTGATTAGTTTAGGTATTGGAAAAATAGTAGAGAAGAAACAG
- the cbiM gene encoding cobalt transporter CbiM: MHIGDGLIPLGQAVIYWLIALAFIIKSLDWAGKEMDEMKVPMLAALAAGIFAIQAMNIPIPWGTSGHMVGAALAAIILGSPFAAVLLLTLVLVVQGFVFGDGGITTMGANIVNMGVIGGFVGFYSYIALKNSIGMLSASFAAGWLSIFIAALVCGVEMYIAGTFPLVEGLMFMGLYHAVIGVVGEGLITAIVVRAILQTRPDIISERSLAGVAA, translated from the coding sequence ATGCATATTGGAGATGGATTGATACCATTGGGTCAGGCAGTAATCTACTGGCTGATTGCTCTGGCATTTATAATAAAGTCCCTTGATTGGGCAGGTAAAGAAATGGATGAAATGAAAGTACCCATGCTGGCAGCTCTGGCAGCAGGGATATTTGCCATTCAGGCAATGAACATACCCATACCCTGGGGTACGAGCGGACATATGGTGGGGGCAGCGCTGGCCGCTATCATCCTGGGCAGCCCTTTCGCCGCTGTCCTGTTGCTCACACTGGTATTGGTAGTACAGGGTTTTGTGTTCGGGGATGGGGGCATTACGACAATGGGAGCTAATATTGTTAACATGGGCGTTATCGGAGGTTTTGTTGGATTCTATTCGTATATTGCCTTGAAAAATAGTATTGGAATGCTGAGTGCTTCGTTCGCTGCCGGATGGTTATCAATCTTCATAGCAGCATTGGTCTGTGGAGTAGAAATGTATATTGCAGGCACGTTTCCATTAGTAGAAGGATTGATGTTTATGGGGCTTTATCATGCAGTTATCGGAGTAGTTGGTGAAGGATTGATAACTGCCATTGTTGTCAGGGCTATATTGCAGACCCGACCTGATATAATATCAGAAAGATCATTGGCAGGGGTGGCAGCATGA